In a genomic window of Vigna angularis cultivar LongXiaoDou No.4 chromosome 6, ASM1680809v1, whole genome shotgun sequence:
- the LOC108342077 gene encoding uncharacterized protein LOC108342077, with protein sequence MRVGTIFLFSLLPLLLSLPLSIAQLPPDTAMSSRTLDAILQDCAFKAFLRPKTGVPYDAQVPRNLTGIRVSAMRLRSGSLRTRGVERYEEFQIPIGVFEQPYVERLVLVYHNLGNWSEKFYPLPGYSYLAPVLGLMSYSGATLNASELPELDIRASDKPILIKFPHVKPAPSGSVPKCVYFDLQGSVQFDILSHGNVCSTVQQGHFSIVVESNAPSPAPAAVAVAADVGKGGTRNKHKVWIIVASFVGGCLLLIMLSLLIAKVRRTKQGMKIQQLEWAAESNETLHMASIGGTKAPLAVGTRTRPTIENDYVP encoded by the coding sequence ATGAGGGTTGGAACCATTTTTTTGTTCTCATTGTTGCCATTACTTCTTTCTCTGCCACTTTCAATCGCTCAGCTCCCACCTGACACTGCAATGTCATCCCGGACCCTTGATGCCATTCTTCAAGATTGCGCCTTTAAGGCATTTTTGAGGCCAAAAACTGGGGTACCCTATGATGCCCAAGTGCCCAGAAACCTAACGGGGATTAGAGTTTCAGCAATGAGGCTTAGGAGTGGTAGTCTGAGGACCAGAGGTGTTGAAAGGTACGAAGAGTTTCAGATCCCAATTGGGGTGTTTGAACAGCCTTATGTGGAGAGGCTTGTTTTGGTGTACCACAACTTGGGCAACTGGTCTGAGAAGTTTTACCCTTTGCCTGGTTACTCTTATTTGGCTCCTGTTTTGGGTCTGATGTCATACAGTGGTGCCACTTTGAATGCTTCTGAGTTGCCTGAATTGGACATTAGAGCTTCTGATAAGCCAATTTTGATCAAGTTCCCTCATGTAAAACCAGCACCATCAGGGTCAGTGCCAAAGTGTGTGTACTTTGATCTACAAGGTTCTGTGCAATTTGACATCCTATCACATGGTAATGTATGTTCAACAGTCCAACAAGGCCACTTCTCTATTGTTGTGGAGTCTAATGCCCCATCTCCAGCACCTGCTGCTGTTGCTGTGGCTGCTGATGTTGGAAAAGGAGGTACTAGGAACAAGCACAAGGTGTGGATAATTGTTGCATCATTTGTTGGTGGGTGCCTGTTGTTGATCATGTTGAGTCTATTGATTGCTAAAGTGAGGAGAACCAAACAAGGGATGAAGATTCAGCAGTTGGAATGGGCAGCTGAGAGCAATGAAACTTTGCATATGGCATCCATTGGAGGCACCAAAGCACCACTAGCAGTGGGGACTCGCACAAGACCAACGATTGAAAATGATTATGTACCTTAG